The Corynebacterium callunae DSM 20147 genomic sequence ACAACGACGAACTTAGGCGCAGGATTTTCTCCCAATGTTGTCGGTGCGCCCGCACCGATTATCGGTACTCCACTGGGTAGGCATGTCACGACAGGAGCCGATGTGGGTTGTGACGCAATGAGTTGGTTTCGAGAGGGCATTATCGCTAACCCTTCGGCTTTTGTGCTCTCACTGCCAGGTTTGGGAAAATCGACACTCATCCGAAAAATGCTCATGGGTGGGGTAGCCCAGGGTCACATCCCGATCATTGCTGGTGATATCAAAGGTGAATATGTTGGTTTTACGCAGCAAGTCGGTGGTCAGGTCATCACGATTGGCCATGGTGAAGGCAAAATCAACCCGCTGGATGTCGGTGCTCTTGGTCGTGTGATTCCGCTTCTGGAGTCTTCGAAAGAACATCTCGAAAAAACTGGTAACGGTGATCTCATCGAGCGTGCGAAAGAACAGGTTCACGGGAGACAGGTCACGATGGTGGCCACCTTGGTGGGGCTTGGACGAGGTGCTCCCATTGCAGACTGGGAAGCGATGCTTGTTTCTGTTACGCTTCGTGAGCTTTCTGCTGATTCTCGATTTTCATGGGAACATCCTCCAATTTTGACCGACCTTATCGAGATTCTTGAAGAGGGAAGCACGAATCTGAGGAAAAAGGCGCGTGCCCGAACGGATGAAGCTTGGCAGGAACGTATTGATGATCTTGTTCTTTCACTCAACGCCTTGCTCGATGGTGCTACGGGACAGATTTTTGCAGGTCAAACCACTGATCCCATCCAAGTTGATTCCACAGCCGTATGTATTGATGTTTCTGCCGTTGACCGTGGGGATTCCTCTATGAAAGCCGCGGTAATGATGGCGTGTTGGTCGTCTGCGTTCGGTGCGATTGAAGCCTCACACATGCTTGCTGATGCAGGGCTTGGTGATCAGAAATACTTTTCAGTCACCCTCGACGAGATGTGGCAAGTGCTTTCTTCGGCACCGGACATGGTGGGACAGGTAGACAGCTTGACTCGATTGAACCGTACGAGTGCCACTGCGCTGCACATGATTACACACACATTCAAAGACCTGGAATCACTACCAACAGAAGAAGATCGTAAAAAAGCGATGGGCTTTATTGAGCGTGCTGGGATGGTGGTTTGCGGTGGGCTGCCGAACTCTGAGCTGGATATCCTTTCTTCTCGGTTGGAGTTTTCTCCGGCTGAAGCCTCGATGATCACATCTTGGTCAAAAGGCGCACATTTGCGCCGGTCACGAACTTTTGGTGCCCGATCCTCACCTCCTGGCCGTGGTCGATTCATGATCAAGCCGTCGAAAGATGGCTCAGCAGGTGTCCCAGTTCAGGTGGTACTTACTCCCACTGAAATTACTGATCGTCTTCATGACACAAACCAGCGCTTTGATACTTATTTCTCGGATGGTGAGTCATGAGGGCGCACCGTTTTTCAGCAGAGTTCCGAGATGAAGTGATCAAAGAATTCATCACGACGTGGGAGTCCTATAGTCACCCCACGAAAGCGGCCACCACGATTGCTTGTGAAAACGGAATTGGAAGATCCACGCTTGAAGGTTGGCTGCGTCAGGAAGGCGTGTGGCCAGCCCCGCGAGCAGGTCGGATCTTAGAACTTGAACAGGAAGTTCGTCGTCTCCGTGCGAAGGTCGAAGAGTTAAAGAAGAAAGCAGTATGAAAAAGGTCATTGCAATAGCTTTGGCTATTGTGCTGTTTATCGTTATCTTAGTTTCTGCGATTATGAGCAGCGACGAGGAAAAGTGCTACCCATCGCGTCAGCCGATGGGATCAGGTGTTCCGGCAGGGGCTTTTTCTTTGCCTGAGGCTAACGCCATGGATCACATCACGTCTGGTTTTCGTAGTGCGGATCGTCCGACACACCAAGGACTGGACATTGCGCAAGGCGCAGGAACTCCGCTGTATGCGTTTGCTGATGGTGTGGTCTCTAAAGCTGGATCGGCTTCTGGTTTTGGGCAGTGGATCGTTCTAGATCATCAGCTCGATGGGCAGCTAGTGTCCACGGTCTACGGGCATCTTTTCCCAGAGGATGTTCACGTCAGTGCAGGTGACACCGTTAAAGCAGGCCAACACATCGGCAATGAGGGTTATAATGGCGAGGTTTATCCACCAGGTGAGCAGGGGGCACACCTGCACTTTGAAGTCTGGCCTGGAGGCCGTGATGCTGGAGCATCTGTAGATCCCATGCCGTGGTTAGAGCGTGCTGTGGAACCAGGAACAGCAGACAGCCCAGATACTGAGACATCACCTATTCCTACCCCTGTGCTTGATGCCGATTCTTCCACTCGTCTCGATGAAACGAACCTGCAAACTGACGCCATCAAACTGGGGCGTGCTCTCGTGGCGCAATTCCCAGAAGTAGCCGCATTCGGTGGATGGCGAGCAAATGGTGGATACGCCTCAGATCACACAGAAGGCCGCTCAATTGATGCAATGATCGCGGATTATTCCAGCTCAGAGGGTATTGCGCTAGGAAACAGAATCCGTGACTATGTGCTGGTGAACAAAGAGGCATTTAATGTCGACTATGTGATCTGGAGACAAGAACTGTTTCCGGCGAATGGGTCTCCATACATGATGGAAGACCGACATAGTTTGACTGAAAACCATTTTGATCATGTCCATATTTCAGTGCTAGGAGCAGGGCTTCCCAATGGATCAGAAACCTATGATGTGCCAGGATCGGACGGCAGTTCACCAAACTTTGCCACCGGTGACTGTGATACGAACCTGTCCGCAGAACACGTGGATGCTGATTTGGATGAGGCGACGATTCCAGAAGAGCTTCGCAGGTGGTTCCAGCTCGCCGGTCAGGTATGCCCAGAAGTCTCAGCACCTACTGTTACCGGTCTTGTGTTCCATGAATCAGGTGGGTTCAATGCCAATGCAGTCTCGCCTGTCGGCGCACAGGGATACGGCCAATTCATGCCAGGCACGTGGGCAAGTGTCGGTGCGAAAGTCGATGAGAATGGCCAGGTCATTGGGGCACCGGGTTCAGGATCACCCAGTGATCCGGGCGACGCGATTATGGCCTCTGCACGCTATCTCTGCGAGATCGCAGAGTCACAAGAACCCATGATTGCTTCGGGGGAAATTTCTGGTGATCCGCTTTCACTGATGCTGGCTGGCTACAACGCTGGGCCTGGAGCAGTGCAGCAGTACGGAGGGGTACCGCCGTATGCAGAGACACAAAAATATGTCGTGATTGTGCCACAAGAAATTGAACGCTTCACCAAAGTCTAGAAAGGGGATCGACATGGAGAAAAAAGCTTCTCCAACAGTAATAATCATGGCCGTTGTGGTGACTCTTGCCGTAATCGCTGGCATTGCCTGGATGGTGTGGGCAAGCATTGCGCCAAAACAAGCAGATCTCACCGCAGATCAGGAAATTGTGAGCCACGAAGGACACGATCATGCTGACCCAACGAAAACTAGTGCTCAGGCAGCAGCACAAGCTGTTATGGGCGCGGCATATAGCTGGCAGCCAGCTCACTTTGAGACTCCGCTCGATGGGCTTCTTGGGGTTTCTGATCGTCTCACCGAAGAACTTGCTGAGCAGATGGAGATTGCAGCGACCGATCCTAATCATGTTGTTGCCAATGAGTGGGACACATGGGCAAAAAATGGCGATGTGATCTCTGCGGCTACTGAAACCACGAATGAAGAAATCCGGGATGACCTAAGCAAAGTCACTGTGCTGGTGACTCAAAATGTGCTCACCTCTCAGGGCGATGTCACTCCCTATTCCCAATTTGAAGTCACCGTGGATGCGGTGGCCACGACTGGTCAGTCAAAGCAAGAAATGACCTGGCTTGTGCAGCGCTTCGCTATTACCAACGTTATTTTTTAAAGGAGAACAACATGGCACTATCAACAGCAGAAAAAGCCCGCTGGGCAGAGATCGACTCCATCGTGGCAGAGCATAAGGCAAAATTAAAATCCGCTACCACGCATGAAACGCTCAAAGACTTTGCCGAAGAACAGGGTTTCATGAATGAAAATGACTTCGGGAAGTACAAGTTTTCCCTCAAGAAGATCGCTGTCTCTTATGAGGATCTGCGCGCTCAAACATTTGAAGCTCAAGACAAAGAACGGGCAGAAGCTCTAGAAAGTCTTGCATCTGATGCCCCCGCAGTCATGCTGTGGACAGGTGCAGTTGAAGGCGACAATGGTGAAGGCTCGTTTGCCATTTGCAACAGTGAAGACGATGCCATTTGGTATGGACGCTTCTTTGATGGTGACAAGATCCGCGTTGCGGGTGACCTTATCTCCGCAGAGCAATCTGTCGCAGAAAAGGCGGTATGGATTGCATCAAAAGCATTTGAGGCTGCGGGACACAAACAGGGCCGGCTCTATCTTCACAGCACCTGTCCTGCGCTAGATGAACACGAACTTCGTGCTCAAGGCGCACGCTTTGGCGTCGCTGTTGATATTGAAGTCAATGAGGATCTTCGCGCGGTGACGATGGCGGAGGTGCCGGGATTTAAGAAGTGGCAGGACAACAATCTGGCGGAACTGGTCGAGGCTGATACCGATGAGTAGAGACAATATTCGGCGTGCACAACAGCCTGGATCAGATCCACAGCTTGTGCTTGTGGCCTCATTGTTTGTCCTGTTACTTGCAGCGACTGTGGCAGTTCATCTCGCATTGGTGTATTCCAATGATAAAAACGGCCTTGAAGATGCTGTGCCGTGGAATCCCATCAATTTGTTTATCAGCCTAGCTAAAGGCCAATTCACCTGGACAACCGATGCCACCATCGTCACTGCTGTACTCTCAGTGATCTTTGCTTTTATTGCTGCGGGTTTTTGGTGGCTAATTCGGAAACCAAAGGCGGAAAAACGTGTTGATCAGGTGCGCCATCTGCTGGGTTCCAGCAGAGATATGGAATCTTTTTCCAAGAAGAAGGCTACTGATCTATCGAAAAAATGGCTTCCTGAACAGCTTGCAGAAAAATACCCTGGACTGAAATTTGGAACGGTGGTGGGCAACCGCAAAAGGGGTCTGTACTCCTCCTGGGAAGACCTCTATCTGGTGATTTTCGGGCCACGAATGGGCAAGACCACAACGCAGGTAATCCCTGCCATTGTCGATGCTCCCGGAGTCGTCATGACCACCTCAAATAAACGTGACATTGTGGATGAAACAGTGGCATTTACCTCCGCGCGTGGAAACGTGTGGGTGTTTGATCCCCAACGCATTGCAGCTGGCTTTGACCAAAATCCGTGGTTCTTTGATCCGTTGGATTCTTTGCGTGAAAATCCCGACATGATGGACAGTGCCGCACTTGCTTTGGCAGATATTTTCCTCTGTGCTCAAAGTGGGGATACTTCCGGTGGAGACAGCTATTTTCATAATGCTGGCCGGGATCTTACCTCCAGGCTTCTTATGGCAGCAGCTATTGGCGGACGACCAATTAGTGATGTCTTTATCTGGGCAAATGATGATTCTGATCGCACGCCGGTGGCAATTTTATCCGGCGATGGCGGGTGGGATCAACAGGCCTCAGCGTTGGCAGCAACTTATTCGATCACCGAACGTACGCGAAGCGGAATTTTCTCTCAAGCTGCGCAGATGGTCGCACCTCTAGGACGAAAAGAAGCAGTGAAATGGGTGACCCCAACCGCTGGTGCCAGGCGTTTCATACCAGCTGACTTTGTTCGCACCGCTCATGACACGCTGTATGTCCTTTCAAAAGAAGGCCCCGATTCCGCAGCAGCACTCACCACTGCATTAGTGGCGTCGATCATGCAAGCAGCAGAACGCTACGGTGAAGCCAATGGCGGCAGGTTACCTGTGCCCCTGGTGGCAGCACTAGATGAGGCTGCAAACGTTGTGCGCTGGCCGGAACTACCCAAATTGTATTCCCACTATGGATCGCGCTCGATCATTCTCATGACGATCTTGCAGTCCTACGCCCAGGGGGTAAGTGTCTGGGGAGAAGAAGGGATGGAGGCCTTGTGGTCTGCGTCCGCGATCATGCTCTATGGCGGGGGCGTTCGTGATGAAAAGATGCTGTCAAAGATGGTGGAGCTTATCGGAGATGCAGAAGAACGTTCCAAGTCAGTGTCTTCCTCACGTGATGGGCGTTCAGTCTCGACGTCGCTTCATGAAAAGAAAATCTTAACTGTGGCCGAACTGTCGTCACTTGAGCAGGGACGCGCGATTGTTTTCGCTACGAAACATCGTCCGATTTTGGCTGAGCTTGAGCCGTGGTGGGAACGTCCGTGGCCACAGGAAACCAAAGACCTCCTTCGGATCACCAAAGCTTAGTGTTATGCAACCCTCCGATAGAAAGAGATAGATCATGTCTGAGATGATTAAGCAGAAAGTTGAGCAGGCACTTTTAACGCCGGCGCTTTCGGAAGTTGGCGCGCAAATTGGAGAGCTGGCACAGGCCTATGGCCATGACAATGAGATTGCGCAGCTTCTCCTTAACTTCGTGGAGAACGAGTTAGGAAATATCAAGGCCAGCCTCGATACACAATCTATTCCTGAGCCACAGTTTGCATCGGTCTTTGAGTTTGTCGATGACTGGTTACTGCATGTCTATCCGTACACCCAAGCGCGGGAGCGGGATGTGAAGTGGACTCCATTTTGGTGGTCTCATCCCGAGGCTGTGCTGCGGTTGACGTCGCTGTGGCAGCGTTTTGAGAATCTTCGTGTGGCTGAGCCAGCAACATATTTGGAAACATTTTTGCGTGTTCATGCTGATTATCACATGCGGGTGCTCATGGCTGATGAAGGCGTTTTTGATGATTCACGACGTGAAGATACTCCCTCAATTCCACTTCCTAGTGCCCCAATCCCGGAGAAGAAGTAAATGGAAAAGCAAATGACAAGCATTGATCAGAAGTTGGCGTCGCTGGTGGCCACGGTTATTCAGTCTTCTAGATTTCGGAAGCATCCGGTTCCAATGCGGACGTATCGGCCAGGAGCTCGACAGCTTAAAAGCTACAGCACTGTGCGTCTGATCCGTGAAGTTCACAGACGATCTGTCGAGTCAAAGGGTAACTTATCTGAGCGAGATAAATCGCTGTTCTCAACGGAACTGCAGCGTCGCCAGTTCTCCACGACAGCTGCAATTGTTACTCGTGCTGGAATCGCCGTGATGATCGCCCCGTTGCTAGAAAGGCTTATCAATCAAGGTCTGAATGAATCACAAGCTGCGATTGATGAAGCAACAACGGATCTTCTAGCATCTGAGAACGTCGATCTTGATCATGATGTGATCGAACCGTTTACGTCTGCAGATCTTCTCGATGATATGCGGGATCAAAATCTTGATCCCGCAATGATTGAAAAGTTCGATATGGTGGCCCACTTCATGGTGACTGATCTTGGAGCAGCGATTGAACAGCAAAACGCTGTAGAGCAACCAGCTCAGAGCTTTGACCTTGAAGCCCTAGCTGAGATTTCAACCGAAGTCGCAGAACTATAGACATCTAAGTGATTCCGCTGGATGAGTAAAGTCACAAAAGTCCGTTGATCAAATGCGGTTGGGGAAATTTCACAAGGTGGTTGGAGACACTAGTGTCTCCAGATCGTCACTTTGGTATCAATGCCTTAGTCGCGACGTGAGGATAGAAGCCCTGACAATTTGAACTGTAATCCTGAAGGTATTAATCGCGATCGACGGCTACCTTCAGGATCTGTGGCGGTTTTAACGCGTGTGTTCAAAGGTTGACGACCTGTCAAGCAATCGTAACCGCGATAAAGGATGCTGTGTTTTACGTAGTGGGAAAGAAGTGGAGATCCTCGTTTCCTGCTTCATGCCAGGGTTCAGTGGATACAGAACCCTGGCATGAAGCACTTAGAATGAACTTCCCCACGAGCTTGATCTTGGGTGTAGTGGCATAGGCGCAGTGGGGTGGAGCTCTCGCCCTCTGTGTGCCCTGTCACGTTCAGAGTCGGTGAAAGCAAGGTTGGCAAATACGGTTTCTCTAATCCAGCTGACCCGGGAGCTTATGTTGGTGTGCCACATCAGTCGATCTTGCCCCTGAGCGCAGTTTGGATTATACCCCCCTCCGGTGTGGACCGCATAGATTACGTTTCCTTTAAAGATAGGTCCGCCAGAATCTCCGCTACAAGAGCGAGACGCAGAAGTTGATGTGCCCTCGAAGAGGTCAGTGTAGATCGCTTGGCCAAAGTCCAGTGAGTTCAGATGCTTGGAAATCTGAGTGGTGGCTTCGGAAGCGAAACTATTGGTAGCTCCGTACCCAATCAAGGTTGCTGTTTCACCCACTGAAAGCGGCTTCGTCGATATCTCAAATTTATCGGCATCGATGCCTTCTTCCGTCTTGATGAGTGCTACATCATCGGTGTCGGACATTGTGTAAACGTTTGCGATGCCGGCTATTTCTCCATCGAATTGCTCAAGATACCCCAATGCTTGGGGATGTCCAGCTACGCAGTGATGTGCGGTTAACCAGAAACTATCCCCGAGATACGAGGCAGTACAAGTTCTGCGCGCAGGTGGAGGTTCAAGTTTTTCATCTGTTGATGCTGAGAGCGAATTGCTTATCCACAGTGCCGCAATCCGGTTATCTTCAACGGGAGTAGTGCTGGTTGCTTGTAACTTTGGAGTATCGAATGCAAGTGTTTCTGTCAGCGGTAAGGCGTTTGCGGTGACCGGTGATGATAGCGCTGTTGCAGTGGTTAGCATAGCTAAGATCGCGGGAAGAAAGCGTTTTAAGAGAAGGTGCATAGCTCTTTTCCAAAGTGGTACGAGGTCATGGGGAAGGACTTTGAAGGTAATTTTGATGTTTCTCCGCGGGAACTCTATCACTAAATTAAGGTTAGAAGAGGTTTTTGAAACCACCTTTACATCTAATTGACAGGATCTTCCATGAACAGATTATTGAAGCAATGTCTGGCTGGCGTGACGGCCGCATTCATTGTCATAGGGAGTGCAGCAAGTGCTGATGCTCAAGCGCTGTCATCTTCATTTCCGTTGGGGTCGTCTCAGGGGGTAATTGATCCTCCATCGAATTTGGAGCCCTCCTTCGATGGAGAGACTTCTTCTCCCAACTATCCAATTTTTCCAGAAGATACGGTAGTATCTTCAGGAGAAGTCATAGACTTCCAGCTTGACCCAGAGGAAACTTTGGACTGGAAACCAACTGAAAAACCAAACCCTAATATTACTCTCGGGCAAATGCGTAGTGATAGGGAAGAAATCCCTGGGGGCTTTACTAAAGCTGAAGCTGATTTAGCTGAGATCAGAGAAGCCCAACTAGAAGATGAAGCGTAGCCTACTCTAAATGCTTTGTCAGGGTGCAAAGTTTACTGGCCGTCCCCTTACCAGGTGTGCGGTTTGATACGAGAGCTTTACGATTCTATCGGTGGTCCACAGAGCTTTCTCACGTTTCCCAAGTCTAATGAGCTGACAAATCCAGACGGTGTTGGGAAAAGAACAGAGTTCATTAATGGCTTCATCTACTGGCATCCCAACACTGGTGCCCATACGGTTAGCATTCCAGCTACAGTTGTCTGGGCCAAATATGGATGGGAATCGGGGCACTTTGGTTACCCGTTAACTAGTGATGTGTCCCTTGGTGATCAGTGGTTCAGGCAGAGTTATCAAGGTGGATATATTTACACCCGAAATTCAGTTCCTGCAGTTCAAGCAGGAATTCAAGGAGCTATCTACGACAAGTGGGCTGCTATGGGGGCGCAAAATAGTGTTCTTGGATTCCCTATCGGTAACGAGGAAACTACGCCAGATGGAGCGGGGAAATATAACCTCTTTGAGCGAGGAATTATGATTTGGCATCCACTTTATGGTGCGTATGCAATAACTGGAGATATCCTTCTCCAATGGGTCTATTCTGGAGGCTATACAGGACAAGTAGGATACCCCACTAGCGATCCTGTGGAAGATACTGACGGTTGGAAAAAGCAAGATTTTGTCGACGGTCCAATCTATGGAAAACATCTCGAAACTATTTTTCCATCTTGGAACCCTGCAGCCGGGGCGGAAGATGAAAGTCCCACCCTTCAGAATGACGCACGAGGAATAGCAGGTGGTAATTCGTACACAGACCACGAAATTATACCTAGGTTTGAAGACGCCTGTGGCGAAGACTTGATCCTTCGGCGGGGCTGGTATGACCCGGCGGTAAAAAAAGGACCATGGGGATATGACAAAATTGTCCACAAACATGGTCTATGGAGCATTCGCACTATCGAGACGTATTTATCAAAAGCATGCAAAGATAGGACGGAAGGTACTGATCGGGTATACGAAGACGAAATTGACAATAGAATATGCGATCTTCTTCAGATTTGTAGACCTACTGGTGAAACCTTTACCTTGCGATCAGTTTACGAAACAGAAGCATTTGGCGGTGCTCGTGAAAATCGAGGTATCAACACAATGTATCCACCATCAGGAGGGACTGCGGATAAAGTTCCTGAGTGGTTCAATGTCAACGATAACAAGGACGAGAGATGATGTTGCTCTTGATGAATCTGCCCCGGTTTGTTGAGTTTATGGATAAAAAACTTCACATTATCGAAACTGAGAACATCTATGTCGAGGCTGGACAGCAGAAGTATGCACATTTGAATGTTATTAGTGCATGGGATGATGGGCTGATTTATCAAATGGTTATCCGTGTTGATGCGGGCACTGTTCAAAGATTCGTTGGTTATTCTAGTTCGGCAGATCGAAACCTTCGTGAGTTTGGAGAAGCTTCAGATGATTACGCAGGCTTAGAGGATTTTTTGTCGCAGCACATTCGTCGTGAAAGCATGTACGGAGATTTCATTCTCCGGAGGCTTGAGGAGTCTCCGGATGAGATTGTGTGGCGCTATCCAGAACCAAACGATGAAACCCCTAGCACTTTGAAAGAGCTATTCGCATTAAAGGATAAGGAGAATATCTGGTTCAGTTCAAACTTTCAGCCGACAAATTAGTCATCATAGCGTGCAAGTTTGTTGCGGAGTTATAGTAATCTTCGTTCGTTTTTGTGGGCTGATTTTTAAAGGACTCAATGCCTTTAAAAGGCGCGATCATCCTGTCGTTCTATCAGAATTGCAGGAAGTTCATCTTTGTCTGGCAGATGGCTTTGCTCGAAGCGTGAAGCGCCCGTGGAGGTAGATGCAATCGGAAGATCGGTATCTACCTCACAATCACGTAGCTCAGACATGAAGCTTGTTGTCGTGGTGTGATCTGCTTGTGCGCCGGTGAGATCAGAGCTGAGGAAGGTAGCGAAGTTTGCGGCAGCACCTCTCAAGTCCAGGTTTTTTAATTGACTCCACGTGACCTCCAGCATATGAATTACAGCATGTGCAAAGGACATATTTTCACCGTCAACGCTCAAGAAATCAACCTTGGCGGAGTAGTCTGCATCTGCACCTATAGTAGCTCCTGCAAAGCTTGTACCCTCCATGTGTGACATGGAGAAGTTCACCGCTTTAAGTGATGAATCGGCAAAGGATGCATCATCTAACCGGCACTTGGTGAAGGTGACGAGATTAAGTTGTGCTCCATCAAAGCGGGCGTTGGTGAAGTCGCAGTTTTCAAATTTCAGGCCTCGTAAATCTTGGCCTTGAAGATCGAGACCAGTGAAGTTCTGGTTCTCGATGATGTCGCCTTCGGTGAAGATTACATCTGTGGCCACCGCTTGCTGAGCTGTGTGACCGTGAAGGAACTCTGCTTGGTTTTCGTCTAACCACGTCACTAATTCCATGTCCGTCAAGTGGGACAGTGGGGGAATGCTAAAAGTGTCTGGTTCTTCGGGAAGATGTTGGCGAAGTTTATAAGCCAGGAGCCGACCCAAGTCTTTATAATTGTCACAGTGACGCATAGCTTCTTGGGTCAATGGGCGCGGGTCAATCCCTGACTTTAACAAAAATCGCCATGCAGCATCGACTGGTTCGAGTCCATCTCCAGTGGTGGTCAATGCTTGGTAATCGGCTGTAGAGAGGCTTTCCACAAATTCGGTTAGATGTGCAGAGACGAATTGATCTACTGCTAAGTCATGGCCATGAATCCAGAGTGCGCGCTTGCGATCTGGGGCGGTTGCTTCGTCAACGTTTTGCCATAAGGTCTCGATAGCTGAGGTCTGGTGATTGTCCTTTTTAAGTACCTTTTCCAGCACATCGCGTGCTGTAGGAGCTGCATCATTACCGCCGTGGTGGTAGTGAGCGTCCTCAGCGTCTTCGTCAAGAATGTGCTCTGTGACCGTGTACGTGTAGGTTGCGTATTTGCCACGAGTGAGTGCAACATACAGCCCTGCTCGATCAACAGATTGGTCGATAACTGCCCTCGCAACATCGACTGTTGCGCCCTGTGCGCGGTGGACTGTGGATGCGTATCCTAGTTGCACATTGGTGGTGACGTAGTCAGCGGGAAGTGTCTTTCGATCACCGCTATTATTGTCAACAACAATAAGTTCGCCTGTCTCGGAAATAGCTTCAATGGTGAATAGATCGCCGTTCGAGACTCGTCCTGTAACGCCATGCTGTGCGTAGGTGAAAACGGTATTTTTGCGTGCTAAAACTACGTCTCCCACTCCGCATACTTCATCTCGACTGAGTTTAATAGTGCGGCTATCATCGACTTCTTTGTTCTCGATTCGCGCGCTTCGAATCATTTCATTTAGTGCCGCAACATCGGCATTGGTGGAGGCTAGAAGCAGGGATTGTCGTCCTGCAGCGGTGTCATGAAGATAGTCTTGAGCTGCATCAGTGAGCATTGATTCCCGTGCGCCACCGGTAACCCAGCCCCGTTCAAAGTGCAGATCGAGACCTTCTGAATTTCCCTCCCGGATCTTCAAAGAGGCCTCGGACTGCTCTGTATCATCTTTGAAACGCATGACATCTGTGAGCGTTACTGTGTTCCCAGTTCGGGTCATTGCACCAAATAGGCCGCCTGATTCCACAGCGTCAAGCTGTTTTGGATCACCGATGAATCGCACGACTGCGCCAGCTGCGCGAGCAATGTCAATCAAAGCGGAAATGTTGGTTGTTGATGCCATTCCCGCTTCGTCTACTAGCAGCATATCGCCGGGATTAATCTCGATTGGAAGTTCAGTTACGTCGTGGCCACGCTTGCTGGGGTGCTTTCCATTCCATACGAATGTCAGTGAATCAATGGTGGATGCTGGCGCGTCGATGTCTTTGGCTAAGACTTTCGCAGCTGCAGCAGATGGTGCCAAACCAATGACGTTGCCACCTGTTTTCTTCCATGTGGTGGCCACCAATTTCATGGATGCAGTCTTGCCTGTTCCAGCAGGTCCGACACCAGTTGCAGCGAGTGTTCCACAAGTTAAAAGATGACGGGCGAGGGCTTCTTGGCCATCATTGAGTGACCAGCCCTCTCTGTCTGTGTGAGCTGTAAGTTCAGAAGAAACAAGAGAGTTTGAAGCAAAAACTGCAACTGGTTCAAGAACAGCGTCGAGTGCTTTTTGCTCTGCTTCGAGGACTTCTTTTGTCGTGAAAACCTCTGAGTCTAGGAGCTTGTCAATCGCGTGTCCATCGGCATCAAGCAGCTGGGTGGGGAGGTCTAGCTGCTCATTCGCATTTAGTGAAATGCCATGTCGGTCAATGATTTTTTCGAGTATTTGGTCTTGAAT encodes the following:
- a CDS encoding LGFP repeat-containing protein, whose translation is MIRELYDSIGGPQSFLTFPKSNELTNPDGVGKRTEFINGFIYWHPNTGAHTVSIPATVVWAKYGWESGHFGYPLTSDVSLGDQWFRQSYQGGYIYTRNSVPAVQAGIQGAIYDKWAAMGAQNSVLGFPIGNEETTPDGAGKYNLFERGIMIWHPLYGAYAITGDILLQWVYSGGYTGQVGYPTSDPVEDTDGWKKQDFVDGPIYGKHLETIFPSWNPAAGAEDESPTLQNDARGIAGGNSYTDHEIIPRFEDACGEDLILRRGWYDPAVKKGPWGYDKIVHKHGLWSIRTIETYLSKACKDRTEGTDRVYEDEIDNRICDLLQICRPTGETFTLRSVYETEAFGGARENRGINTMYPPSGGTADKVPEWFNVNDNKDER
- the mobF gene encoding MobF family relaxase, which translates into the protein MLSIRPVNAGSGYEYLLRSVATNDAPPEQQKLSDYYAAKGTPPGRWMGSGLTGFNTDAVVEGGEITELQMAALYGEGLHPESDEMVKNGQGLDQCKIGRPFPYFTNNDPVLTALREAERAFRINNNAVPTAEERAEIAIEVGSPHFMDAHGVPPANKRELLDWINTKRQNVKQACAGYDFTFSPVKSVSVLWALADEQTAARIAECHHKAVSEAMAWVEEEVIRTRKGAGGIKQVKTQGIIATEFTHFDTRLGDPDLHSHVLVSNKVQDENGKWLSLDGRTIFRFHQAMGFRYNSLLADILNREMGVEFVAHDRGEGKEAVWEVDGVDPQLLDQFSKRRAGARPVYDRMVAEYIEAHGVAPSKRMVNKLWQQAILDTRSAKRPAESLTDLRENWMEEIRALDNGKELLESVNSVLNSETKDQRPVFNFTDHSDIIDDALETIIRRRSTFRRSHIHTAIASKLMAFRFESTQHRDEIQDQILEKIIDRHGISLNANEQLDLPTQLLDADGHAIDKLLDSEVFTTKEVLEAEQKALDAVLEPVAVFASNSLVSSELTAHTDREGWSLNDGQEALARHLLTCGTLAATGVGPAGTGKTASMKLVATTWKKTGGNVIGLAPSAAAAKVLAKDIDAPASTIDSLTFVWNGKHPSKRGHDVTELPIEINPGDMLLVDEAGMASTTNISALIDIARAAGAVVRFIGDPKQLDAVESGGLFGAMTRTGNTVTLTDVMRFKDDTEQSEASLKIREGNSEGLDLHFERGWVTGGARESMLTDAAQDYLHDTAAGRQSLLLASTNADVAALNEMIRSARIENKEVDDSRTIKLSRDEVCGVGDVVLARKNTVFTYAQHGVTGRVSNGDLFTIEAISETGELIVVDNNSGDRKTLPADYVTTNVQLGYASTVHRAQGATVDVARAVIDQSVDRAGLYVALTRGKYATYTYTVTEHILDEDAEDAHYHHGGNDAAPTARDVLEKVLKKDNHQTSAIETLWQNVDEATAPDRKRALWIHGHDLAVDQFVSAHLTEFVESLSTADYQALTTTGDGLEPVDAAWRFLLKSGIDPRPLTQEAMRHCDNYKDLGRLLAYKLRQHLPEEPDTFSIPPLSHLTDMELVTWLDENQAEFLHGHTAQQAVATDVIFTEGDIIENQNFTGLDLQGQDLRGLKFENCDFTNARFDGAQLNLVTFTKCRLDDASFADSSLKAVNFSMSHMEGTSFAGATIGADADYSAKVDFLSVDGENMSFAHAVIHMLEVTWSQLKNLDLRGAAANFATFLSSDLTGAQADHTTTTSFMSELRDCEVDTDLPIASTSTGASRFEQSHLPDKDELPAILIERQDDRAF
- a CDS encoding S1 family peptidase; translated protein: MIEFPRRNIKITFKVLPHDLVPLWKRAMHLLLKRFLPAILAMLTTATALSSPVTANALPLTETLAFDTPKLQATSTTPVEDNRIAALWISNSLSASTDEKLEPPPARRTCTASYLGDSFWLTAHHCVAGHPQALGYLEQFDGEIAGIANVYTMSDTDDVALIKTEEGIDADKFEISTKPLSVGETATLIGYGATNSFASEATTQISKHLNSLDFGQAIYTDLFEGTSTSASRSCSGDSGGPIFKGNVIYAVHTGGGYNPNCAQGQDRLMWHTNISSRVSWIRETVFANLAFTDSERDRAHRGRELHPTAPMPLHPRSSSWGSSF